In a genomic window of Polycladomyces abyssicola:
- the hemL gene encoding glutamate-1-semialdehyde 2,1-aminomutase: protein MHKGFQRSIAYYDQAVKVIPGGVNSPVRAFKSVEMNPVVLERGEGSRVWDVDGNEYIDYICSWGPLILGHSHPSVVEAVKVAAEKGTSFGALTEIEVKMAQLVAEIVPSVEVVRMVNSGTEATMSALRLARAYTRRNKIVKFEGSYHGHSDSLLIKAGSGVATLGLPDSPGVPENTAQHTLTVPYNDLDSARVAFQKFGHDIAAVIVEPVAGNMGVVPPEPGFLEGLRRLTSHYGALLIFDEVMTGFRVDYHCAQGKYGVMPDLTTLGKVIGGGLPVGAYGGRREIMEMVAPTGPVYQAGTLSGNPLAMAAGYATLQELGKPGVYEQLEAKAARLEEGFRQNAEEAGIPYHINRVGSMVCLFFTGEKVVSYTQAKQSDTKRFARYFRLMLEQGILLPPSQFEGMFVSTAHSDEDIERTIEANRNALKQL from the coding sequence TTGCATAAGGGATTTCAGCGGTCGATTGCCTATTATGATCAAGCGGTAAAAGTGATTCCCGGCGGGGTGAACAGCCCGGTTCGCGCGTTCAAATCTGTGGAGATGAACCCGGTGGTGCTGGAGCGTGGCGAAGGAAGTCGGGTATGGGATGTGGACGGGAACGAATACATCGATTATATCTGTTCGTGGGGACCGCTCATCCTGGGTCATTCCCACCCGTCCGTGGTGGAGGCGGTCAAGGTCGCTGCGGAAAAAGGGACAAGCTTCGGTGCGTTGACGGAGATAGAGGTGAAAATGGCCCAATTGGTGGCGGAGATCGTACCGTCCGTGGAAGTGGTCAGGATGGTTAACTCCGGTACCGAAGCGACGATGAGCGCGTTGCGGTTGGCCCGTGCGTATACACGCAGGAACAAAATCGTGAAATTTGAGGGAAGTTATCATGGTCACTCTGACAGCTTGCTGATTAAAGCGGGTTCCGGTGTGGCGACGCTGGGGTTGCCGGACAGTCCAGGTGTGCCGGAGAACACGGCGCAGCACACATTAACGGTCCCTTACAACGATTTAGACAGCGCCCGCGTCGCCTTCCAGAAGTTCGGCCACGATATCGCCGCGGTGATTGTGGAACCGGTGGCGGGGAACATGGGTGTCGTGCCGCCCGAACCGGGCTTTTTGGAAGGATTGCGCCGGTTGACCTCGCATTACGGTGCGCTGTTGATTTTCGACGAAGTCATGACAGGCTTCCGGGTCGATTATCACTGTGCGCAAGGCAAGTACGGAGTGATGCCTGATCTGACCACTCTGGGGAAAGTGATCGGTGGCGGTTTGCCCGTCGGGGCATACGGCGGCCGGCGTGAAATCATGGAGATGGTGGCTCCGACCGGTCCCGTGTATCAAGCGGGAACGCTCTCCGGCAACCCGTTAGCCATGGCCGCCGGCTACGCCACATTACAGGAGCTGGGCAAGCCTGGCGTTTATGAGCAATTGGAAGCCAAAGCGGCCCGGTTGGAGGAAGGATTCCGGCAAAATGCGGAAGAAGCGGGTATTCCTTACCATATTAACCGGGTGGGTTCCATGGTCTGTCTGTTCTTCACGGGAGAAAAAGTAGTCAGCTACACCCAGGCCAAACAATCCGACACCAAGCGCTTTGCCCGATATTTCCGACTGATGCTGGAACAGGGCATCCTGTTACCGCCGTCGCAGTTTGAGGGTATGTTCGTCTCCACTGCGCACAGTGACGAAGATATCGAACGAACGATCGAAGCCAACCGGAATGCGTTGAAACAACTGTGA
- a CDS encoding ArsR/SmtB family transcription factor has translation MKSSIFEVMAEPNRRRILDLLRERERSVGELVKETQLSQPGISKHLRVLREAGLVEVRQKGQKRVYHLRAEPLAEIDNWLEPYRRFWSDNLDALEKHLNREDKLEKHSTDAGPREKKG, from the coding sequence ATGAAGAGTTCAATCTTTGAAGTAATGGCCGAACCCAATCGTCGACGAATACTTGATCTTCTAAGAGAACGTGAACGTTCTGTGGGAGAACTTGTCAAAGAGACCCAACTTAGTCAACCTGGAATCTCTAAACATCTTCGGGTCCTTCGCGAAGCCGGTTTGGTTGAGGTTCGCCAAAAAGGACAAAAACGCGTGTACCATTTACGCGCCGAACCACTAGCAGAAATCGATAACTGGCTTGAGCCGTACCGACGATTCTGGTCCGACAATCTGGATGCCCTTGAAAAACATCTAAACAGGGAGGACAAACTTGAAAAACATTCAACAGACGCAGGGCCTCGCGAAAAGAAAGGATGA
- a CDS encoding patatin-like phospholipase family protein, with amino-acid sequence MTKVGIALGGGGVAGCAHIGALCALEEAGIQIDCLAGSSAGAIIAALYAYGYSAKELMEMVPNITKRYLDYDYHAFLTKLIKRNFKIQGVIKGKRFHDLIANLTQYAHIAELNFPLALLSTDLKQARQVMFISQPLANPCSELDVITDIQLAKAVQASISIPVLFKPVMHKGRVLVDGGVMDNCPISAVRALGADKVIAVDLVFADPLDSIDSLFSILSRVVSINLAIQAKYTTRQADIVLHPEVGSVGLLDFSKLTTCIEAGYEYTQKRMREIKGALTMTDGNHPTARTPIKHVYNLEK; translated from the coding sequence ATGACAAAAGTTGGAATCGCATTAGGTGGTGGCGGTGTGGCTGGTTGTGCACACATTGGTGCTTTGTGTGCTTTGGAAGAAGCGGGAATCCAAATTGACTGTCTTGCGGGCTCCAGTGCAGGTGCTATCATTGCCGCCTTGTACGCATACGGGTATTCCGCAAAAGAATTGATGGAAATGGTACCCAACATCACGAAACGATACCTGGATTACGATTACCATGCTTTCCTTACCAAACTCATTAAGCGTAATTTCAAAATACAGGGGGTGATCAAAGGAAAAAGATTTCACGATCTGATCGCCAATTTGACCCAATATGCCCATATCGCTGAACTGAATTTCCCCTTGGCATTGTTATCAACAGACTTGAAACAAGCACGGCAAGTCATGTTTATCTCACAGCCGTTAGCCAATCCGTGCAGTGAATTGGATGTGATAACCGATATTCAACTGGCAAAAGCTGTACAAGCAAGCATCTCGATACCCGTTCTCTTCAAACCCGTCATGCATAAAGGAAGGGTATTAGTAGACGGAGGGGTTATGGACAATTGCCCAATCTCTGCAGTTCGGGCGTTGGGTGCGGATAAGGTGATTGCTGTAGATCTGGTTTTTGCTGATCCTCTTGATTCGATCGATTCCTTGTTTTCGATCTTGTCAAGAGTTGTCAGTATCAATCTGGCGATCCAAGCAAAGTACACCACGAGGCAAGCCGACATCGTCTTACATCCTGAAGTTGGTTCGGTTGGACTGTTAGATTTTTCGAAGCTCACCACATGTATCGAGGCTGGCTATGAATATACTCAAAAACGTATGAGAGAAATCAAAGGTGCCCTTACGATGACAGATGGGAATCACCCCACCGCACGAACACCTATCAAGCACGTATATAACCTTGAAAAATAG
- a CDS encoding M23 family metallopeptidase has product MKHWITSLMVTAALLVGAGGSHVWAAKSFSQPVSGSYITQKYGKQHRAIDYQRYKHDKGFVGSIGDGKVIKVKRDAKCAYGWHVMVDHGDGYVSVYSHLSGISVLQGQKVKKGKKIGNMGKTGRVHAKYPILHLEVIKDGKKINPSSVMK; this is encoded by the coding sequence GTGAAACATTGGATCACATCCCTGATGGTGACCGCGGCTTTGTTGGTCGGTGCGGGTGGTTCGCACGTCTGGGCAGCGAAATCTTTCTCACAGCCTGTATCCGGTTCGTATATTACGCAGAAATATGGGAAACAGCACCGGGCGATCGACTATCAGCGATACAAGCATGACAAAGGTTTCGTTGGCAGCATCGGGGACGGGAAAGTGATCAAAGTGAAAAGAGATGCGAAGTGCGCCTACGGATGGCATGTGATGGTGGATCATGGGGATGGTTACGTGAGTGTTTATTCCCATCTCAGCGGAATCAGTGTATTACAGGGTCAAAAAGTAAAAAAGGGAAAGAAAATCGGCAATATGGGCAAGACCGGAAGAGTGCACGCAAAATATCCGATTCTTCATTTGGAAGTGATCAAAGACGGGAAAAAGATCAATCCATCGAGTGTCATGAAGTAA
- a CDS encoding SRPBCC family protein — protein MKNIQQTQGLAKRKDDPMNFESNAKVRVTRRFSASPEQVFDAWLDPEMIGKWMFGHAHPEREEEVVRISLDPRAGGSFSFVVRRQGQEIDHVGEYLEIDRPRRLVFTWGVADVGDNSRVIIDIIPLEKGCELTLTHELHPNWADFASRAEAGWIKMLDVLAETLS, from the coding sequence TTGAAAAACATTCAACAGACGCAGGGCCTCGCGAAAAGAAAGGATGATCCCATGAATTTTGAGTCAAATGCCAAAGTACGTGTCACCCGTCGCTTTAGCGCATCGCCGGAGCAAGTTTTCGATGCTTGGCTGGATCCTGAAATGATCGGCAAATGGATGTTCGGCCATGCTCATCCTGAACGTGAAGAAGAAGTCGTACGAATCTCTCTCGATCCGCGAGCGGGAGGCTCATTCTCTTTCGTTGTGCGCCGACAAGGACAGGAAATTGACCACGTAGGGGAGTATCTTGAAATCGATCGGCCTCGCCGCCTCGTGTTTACCTGGGGGGTGGCTGACGTGGGGGATAACAGCCGAGTAATCATCGACATCATTCCGCTGGAGAAGGGGTGCGAGCTCACCTTGACCCACGAATTGCACCCGAACTGGGCAGACTTCGCAAGCCGCGCCGAAGCCGGCTGGATCAAGATGCTTGACGTTCTTGCTGAGACACTCAGTTAG